A window of the Podarcis raffonei isolate rPodRaf1 chromosome 4, rPodRaf1.pri, whole genome shotgun sequence genome harbors these coding sequences:
- the TIAM1 gene encoding rho guanine nucleotide exchange factor TIAM1 isoform X6, translating to MTNRRLLKFALWFPAGPIISTEQVAAFCRSLHEMNSSDSCVTPQEFTGPQQATTRQLTDADKLRKVICELLETERTYVKDLNCLMERYLMPLQKETFLTQEELDVLFGNLTEMVAFQVEFLKTLEDGVRLVPDLEKLEKVDQFKKVLFSLGGSFLYYADRFKLYSAFCASHTKVPKVLVKAKTDTAFKAFLDAQNPRRQHSSTLESYLIKPIQRILKYPLLLKELFALTDADSEEHYHLDVAIKTMNKVASHINEMQKIHEEYGAVFDQLIAEQTGDKKEVADLSMGDLLLHTTVIWLNPPTSLGKWKKEPELAAFVFKTAVVLVYKDGSKQKKKLGGSHRASIYEDSDPFRFRHMIPLEALQVRAPASADAEANSVCEIVHVKSESEGRPERSFHLCCSSPDHRKDFLKSIHSILRDKHRRQLLKTESLPSSQQYVPFGGKRLSALKGARPAMNRAVSAPSKSLGRRRRRLARNRFTIDSDAVFASSPEKEPQQASNNKDTDRWVEEQFDLGQYEEQEDIKETDILSDDEEYCEPLRSTMVEKELQEQLQAASITSSQSCRGDKVRFALGTHASRMTQLKKQAALSGINGSMEGNSEEVIWVRREDFVPPRKLNTEL from the exons agcACAGAACAGGTTGCTGCTTTTTGTCGCAGTCTTCATGAGATGAATTCGTCTGACTCTTGTGTGACCCCTCAGGAATTTACTGGGCCTCAGCAAGCCACTACAAGACAGCTAACCGATGCTGACAAACTGCGCAAGGTTATTTGTGAACTCCTTGAAACAGAACGCACATATGTCAAG GATTTAAATTGTCTAATGGAGAGATACCTGATGCCTCTGCAAAAGGAAACATTCCTCACTCAAGAAGAG CTTGACGTTCTCTTTGGAAATTTGACTGAAATGGTGGCATTTCAGGTTGAATTCCTAAAAACGCTTGAAGATGGGGTGAGGTTGGTTCCAGATCTGGAAAAGCTTGAAAAAGTTGACCAGTTTAAA AAAGTGTTATTTTCCTTGGGTGGGTCATTCCTTTATTATGCTGATCGTTTCAAGCTCTACAGTGCCTTTTGTGCCAGCCATACAAAAGTTCCAAAAGTTCTTGTGAAAG CTAAGACAGACACTGCGTTTAAGGCTTTTTTGGATGCTCAGAATCCCAGACGACAACACTCATCAACGTTAGAGTCGTACCTTATCAAACCCATCCAGAGGATATTGAAGTACCCTCTTTTGTTGAAAGAACTCTTTGCCCTCACTGATGCAGACAGTGAAGAGCATTATCACCTGGATG TGGCCATTAAAACAATGAACAAAGTTGCCAGCCAtattaatgaaatgcagaaaatccATGAGGAATATGGTGCTGTGTTTGACCAGCTCATTGCAGAGCAAACAGGAGACAAAAAAGAG GTTGCAGATCTTTCTATGGGAGACTTACTTTTGCACACCACAGTCATCTGGCTTAATCCTCCCACATCGCTTGGGAAGTGGAAAAAGGAACCTGAATTGGCAGCATTTG TATTCAAAACTGCTGTGGTTCTTGTCTATAAAGATGGCTCCAAACAGAAGAAAAAATTG GGAGGATCACACAGGGCTTCAATATACGAAGACTCAGACCCATTCCGTTTCCGTCACATGATTCCTTTAGAAGCTCTGCAAGTTCGGGCACCAGCAAGCGCAG ACGCAGAGGCCAATTCTGTCTGTGAGATTGTTCATGTGAAATCTGAGTCTGAAGGCAGGCCAGAGAGGTCATTCCACCTTTGTTGTAG TTCCCCAGATCATCGGAAGGACTTTCTGAAGTCTATTCACTCAATATTACGCGACAAGCacagaaggcagcttcttaaAACTGAAAGTTTGCCTTCATCCCAGCAGTATGTTCCTTTTGGAGGAAAAAGACTGAGTGCTTTAAAAGGTGCAAGGCCAGCTATGAACAGGGCAG tGTCTGCCCCAAGCAAGTCTCTTGGGAGGCGGCGGAGGAGGCTGGCTCGAAACAGATTTACCATTGATTCAGACGCCGTGTTCGCCAGCAGTCCCGAGAAAGAGCCCCAGCAGGCCTCCAACAACAAGGACACTGACCGCTGGGTAGAAGAACAGTTTGACCTCGGCCAGTACGAAGAGCAAGAGGACATTAAAGAAACCGACATTCTCAGTGATGACGAAGAATACTGCGAGCCTCTGCGGAGCACCATGGTGGAAAAAGAACTTCAGGAGCAGCTCCAGGCGGCATCCATTACAAGCAGCCAGTCGTGCCGAGGCGACAAAGTGCGGTTTGCTTTGGGGACGCACGCGTCCAGAATGACTCAGCTAAAGAAGCAAGCTGCTCTCTCTGGAATTAATGGCAGCATGGAAGGCAACAGTGAAGAGGTCATCTGGGTCCGCCGTGAAGATTTCGTACCACCAAGGAAACTGAACACTGAGCTTTAG
- the TIAM1 gene encoding rho guanine nucleotide exchange factor TIAM1 isoform X7 — protein MTNRRLLKFALWFPAGPIIEFTGPQQATTRQLTDADKLRKVICELLETERTYVKDLNCLMERYLMPLQKETFLTQEELDVLFGNLTEMVAFQVEFLKTLEDGVRLVPDLEKLEKVDQFKKVLFSLGGSFLYYADRFKLYSAFCASHTKVPKVLVKAKTDTAFKAFLDAQNPRRQHSSTLESYLIKPIQRILKYPLLLKELFALTDADSEEHYHLDVAIKTMNKVASHINEMQKIHEEYGAVFDQLIAEQTGDKKEVADLSMGDLLLHTTVIWLNPPTSLGKWKKEPELAAFVFKTAVVLVYKDGSKQKKKLGGSHRASIYEDSDPFRFRHMIPLEALQVRAPASADAEANSVCEIVHVKSESEGRPERSFHLCCSSPDHRKDFLKSIHSILRDKHRRQLLKTESLPSSQQYVPFGGKRLSALKGARPAMNRAVSAPSKSLGRRRRRLARNRFTIDSDAVFASSPEKEPQQASNNKDTDRWVEEQFDLGQYEEQEDIKETDILSDDEEYCEPLRSTMVEKELQEQLQAASITSSQSCRGDKVRFALGTHASRMTQLKKQAALSGINGSMEGNSEEVIWVRREDFVPPRKLNTEL, from the exons GAATTTACTGGGCCTCAGCAAGCCACTACAAGACAGCTAACCGATGCTGACAAACTGCGCAAGGTTATTTGTGAACTCCTTGAAACAGAACGCACATATGTCAAG GATTTAAATTGTCTAATGGAGAGATACCTGATGCCTCTGCAAAAGGAAACATTCCTCACTCAAGAAGAG CTTGACGTTCTCTTTGGAAATTTGACTGAAATGGTGGCATTTCAGGTTGAATTCCTAAAAACGCTTGAAGATGGGGTGAGGTTGGTTCCAGATCTGGAAAAGCTTGAAAAAGTTGACCAGTTTAAA AAAGTGTTATTTTCCTTGGGTGGGTCATTCCTTTATTATGCTGATCGTTTCAAGCTCTACAGTGCCTTTTGTGCCAGCCATACAAAAGTTCCAAAAGTTCTTGTGAAAG CTAAGACAGACACTGCGTTTAAGGCTTTTTTGGATGCTCAGAATCCCAGACGACAACACTCATCAACGTTAGAGTCGTACCTTATCAAACCCATCCAGAGGATATTGAAGTACCCTCTTTTGTTGAAAGAACTCTTTGCCCTCACTGATGCAGACAGTGAAGAGCATTATCACCTGGATG TGGCCATTAAAACAATGAACAAAGTTGCCAGCCAtattaatgaaatgcagaaaatccATGAGGAATATGGTGCTGTGTTTGACCAGCTCATTGCAGAGCAAACAGGAGACAAAAAAGAG GTTGCAGATCTTTCTATGGGAGACTTACTTTTGCACACCACAGTCATCTGGCTTAATCCTCCCACATCGCTTGGGAAGTGGAAAAAGGAACCTGAATTGGCAGCATTTG TATTCAAAACTGCTGTGGTTCTTGTCTATAAAGATGGCTCCAAACAGAAGAAAAAATTG GGAGGATCACACAGGGCTTCAATATACGAAGACTCAGACCCATTCCGTTTCCGTCACATGATTCCTTTAGAAGCTCTGCAAGTTCGGGCACCAGCAAGCGCAG ACGCAGAGGCCAATTCTGTCTGTGAGATTGTTCATGTGAAATCTGAGTCTGAAGGCAGGCCAGAGAGGTCATTCCACCTTTGTTGTAG TTCCCCAGATCATCGGAAGGACTTTCTGAAGTCTATTCACTCAATATTACGCGACAAGCacagaaggcagcttcttaaAACTGAAAGTTTGCCTTCATCCCAGCAGTATGTTCCTTTTGGAGGAAAAAGACTGAGTGCTTTAAAAGGTGCAAGGCCAGCTATGAACAGGGCAG tGTCTGCCCCAAGCAAGTCTCTTGGGAGGCGGCGGAGGAGGCTGGCTCGAAACAGATTTACCATTGATTCAGACGCCGTGTTCGCCAGCAGTCCCGAGAAAGAGCCCCAGCAGGCCTCCAACAACAAGGACACTGACCGCTGGGTAGAAGAACAGTTTGACCTCGGCCAGTACGAAGAGCAAGAGGACATTAAAGAAACCGACATTCTCAGTGATGACGAAGAATACTGCGAGCCTCTGCGGAGCACCATGGTGGAAAAAGAACTTCAGGAGCAGCTCCAGGCGGCATCCATTACAAGCAGCCAGTCGTGCCGAGGCGACAAAGTGCGGTTTGCTTTGGGGACGCACGCGTCCAGAATGACTCAGCTAAAGAAGCAAGCTGCTCTCTCTGGAATTAATGGCAGCATGGAAGGCAACAGTGAAGAGGTCATCTGGGTCCGCCGTGAAGATTTCGTACCACCAAGGAAACTGAACACTGAGCTTTAG